The sequence GAATTTTGTCGGGCCTTCCGTCGAGGTCGCACTACCTGGCTTTTTTGCCCGGCTTAGGAAATACCTGATGCGTATGAGCCCACTGCTGCCACAAGCTTTCCAGTTGGCGTACTTTGTCGGGGTATCGGGCCGTCACATCCTGAGTTTCGGATTTGTCGGTGGCGAGATTGAACAGGTGCCAGCTAGAGTCACGGCTTGCCGAAACGAGCTTCCAGTCACCCGACCGGGCATAGCGGGCGCCAAAATGCTCGTTAAATAGCGTTTCGTGGCCAGCAGACGCCTTGCCTCGTAAAGAAGGAACCAGACTAACTCCGGTTGTTGGTGTGATCGGATGACCGTTTAAGGTCGACGGGTATTTTGCACCGGTCAGTTCGACGAAAGTAGGCATAAAGTCCATCACGTGGCCCACTTGTGGGCTGTAGCTACCTTTTTTGGCCGTAATGCCTTTTGGCCAAAAGGCTACCAATGGCGTATGAACGCCACCTTCATACGACTCAGACTTCCAGTATCGGTAGGGCGTATTAGCCACATTTGCCCAACGCTGGCCAATCGAAGCGTAGGAGGTTTCGGAACCGGGCATTACCTTCTTTTTCAGGTCATAGACAATCGGGCGACCATCTCTGGTTTTGCTGGGCCGGTCGAATCCGGGACCGTAGGCGGTGCAGTTTTCAGGACTCGCTCCATTGTCTGATAAGAAAAGAATCAGCGTATTATCCAGCTGACCCGTTTCACGAAGGGCTTTAAGCATGCGCCCAATTCCCTGATCCATCCGGTCGATCATGGCCGCATGAACGGCCATTGCACGAGCATCCCATTCTTTATCCGGGTTATTTTCCCAGGTCAGTTCATCCTCCCAACGTTCAGAAAGCTTGGTTTGAGCTGGATCAATCAACCCTAGTTTACTCATTTTCTGATAACGGGCTTTCCGGATGGAATCCCAACCCGATTTGTAGGTATCTTTGTATCTGGCAATATCCTCGGGGGGAGCCATCAGTGGCCAGTGCGGAGCAGTTTCGGCAACATACAGGAAAAACGGGGCCGATGACTTTG comes from Spirosoma aureum and encodes:
- a CDS encoding arylsulfatase, whose amino-acid sequence is MKKGLFILFFPLMAVVAILFSGGFNKKRPEMQLPRATSRPNIIVILADDLGFSDIGCYGSEIHTPNIDYLANNGIRYTQFYNTSRCCPTRASLLTGLYNQQAGIGKMTDAEDEPGYRGHMTENTVTLAEVLKSAGYQTAMTGKWHVSNTNVQKTPQEQLDWLNHQKDYGDFAPIEQYPTSRGFDRYFGNIWGVVDFFDPFSLVSGTKPIKQVPKNYYHTDAISDTTVAYIKSFAKSSAPFFLYVAETAPHWPLMAPPEDIARYKDTYKSGWDSIRKARYQKMSKLGLIDPAQTKLSERWEDELTWENNPDKEWDARAMAVHAAMIDRMDQGIGRMLKALRETGQLDNTLILFLSDNGASPENCTAYGPGFDRPSKTRDGRPIVYDLKKKVMPGSETSYASIGQRWANVANTPYRYWKSESYEGGVHTPLVAFWPKGITAKKGSYSPQVGHVMDFMPTFVELTGAKYPSTLNGHPITPTTGVSLVPSLRGKASAGHETLFNEHFGARYARSGDWKLVSASRDSSWHLFNLATDKSETQDVTARYPDKVRQLESLWQQWAHTHQVFPKPGKKAR